The genomic DNA TTAGTTTACTGATGGTTTGTCGACCCGTTGCTTCCAAAGATATGTTTTCGAACGTTTCTTCTGGTGTTAAACGTGCTAGTTTTTTCCGGAAAATTAATAATGATGCGGGGAATGCGTCAAAATTCTCgtgaaaaaatggaaattcattaAGCATTTCGTTTGATACTGCAAGAAAATAGTTTTTGAAATCCTGTGGCATTGAGTCTATTGAAACAAGACATTCTGTGTTAGCCCTGCGATAAACCCACGAGTAGGAACTCAAAAAGTCGACTACTGACTCAAAATAAATCTCAGGATTATCAAACTGTCTGGGCATGGACATTTCTGAggaataaaaaagaaatacaagtTTAATATTATGTGTCAACTTATTTACTCGACTAATATTTTTACATGGTAAGAATTCGTGTGTTTCACGAAAGAGAAAAGCATCGGCGTAACATAACATAAAGCTGAACTAACCACAATGATTTTGTCGACGGATCGTGTCTTCAAGCGGGAAGTTTTGCAGCAAATCTTGACAcaataaaaacatacatatctgGCACATTTTTATCTAGTGGATGTGTTGTCATCATCAAGCTCAGCTGGTAGCTCTTGGCATCTTCAACATTTTCGACGAAATTTAGCTTGAAGTCTATTCCAGCAGTCTTAGAGAGTACAAGTTTGTTAAATTTACGAAAGTCATGCTTGATGGTTCCCATATCATTTACAATATTGCAAAATAGTGGAACCATCCTCACTTCATCTTCACTGAGACCAGTTATATTAAATAGGTATTTCAAATAGGTTCCCTCGTTGGTCGTATCTTCTCAAATCTGAGTTTGAACTTCTTGAATAGTTTGGATTCTAAACTTTGGCCAAATCGgtggtttttatacccggtactcgaagagtaaatgggtatattgtatttgtgctgaaaaaatgtaacacagaaggaagcgtttccgaccccactgagtatttatattcttgattcttaatttgcagtggctaaacccaccccgtccagcagcttttgttgttttttgcacattctctcatctacactctgcttctgcagtgtgcggcctctgcctctgccgtacCTCTGCCGAGTCTCTGCCGTGGATctgtatgtaaaaatgtaaaatttgtcaaaaaaccactaaggtacagatgtcctactgagtaccgggtataaaagttgtgacgcgtaagaaccGTCTCACACGTCGCTTCTCGACGTATTCTCTCACAAATCGCTTAGCGTTAAAGAGGGCAAAAGGTGAGTATTCGGTGTGGCCTTTTGAGAGGCGTGCAATTTCAACCCATTCTGATATATTTCTTCCAACTTTTCATTATCGAGTTCATTAGTTTTGTGCTCTTTACATCGCCATCATGGTTCCAGAGTGCTGTTGAGTTAAATAACAAAGCATTACCAAAATGTGGACAAAAAACGTATCCTTGGTATCTAAAGAATACCCAGTGCTCTGATTGTAGCCCCCGGAAAATGTGGGTTCTATTGTGCTCTTGTAGAACGCAGAGTTAGGTCCCCGGATCAATATTTCGGATAGGACGTTTAATTCAAACGTTTCTTATATTTTGGTAGTCTCGCACATATTCAAAGCAATGTCAATTTGGTTCTGTCGATCGAAAGCAGCGCCCATATTGTCCAGTCTGCTGGAAATGTGTACGTGTCGTGGCTGTGACCATCGCTGTTGAAGAGGGATACGGCTATAAGAGTTGTCTATTCTGGTGTGTAGAGATAAATATTCTTTATCAATAAGCGCGAGCGTCTTTGTCAAATCGAAAGAACCATACGAGTAGATTCGGGCGTTACTTGGATGATAGTATTTGCGATGGAATTCAATCAAGTCCTCGTGCGTTAATTTAGGTATCTCCAATGGATTTCCACCGTATACGTGTCCATATGTGTGGTCGGGTAAAATATTATTGAGAAGATTCTGTCCAAAAACTAGAGAGTTCTCAGAAAACGCgcctttcatttcattataaACCACACCCTTGATAACAAGTTCGGACTTCCGATTATGTAAGTCCTTATGTTCTAATCGCCAACCCTCTTGAAGAAAATCCAAATACGCAAGGTTAGGGCTATAATGAAGAATTatcaatatttatgtatgatttaatttatgcgGACTACCTTGAAAACTGCATCGAAGTAAATATGTTCCTGTAAATTCCTAACGTCCACTTCATTCTTGCTTAATAAATGATATAATGTGTAATCAGGACCTGTCATGGCATTCATGAACGTTGCTACAGAGCGACTAAGCATCTTAAAGAATGGGTCTCGGGGTAGTTTTTTGATCCACATAACGATAGATGTTCCAAAATATGCGGGAGACCAGTGGAATCAAAAAGTGTGGCCCGAAAATTAACTGAGAAAGTCAAAGTCAGGTATCCGTTCAATGCGTTCACATTGAAAACATAATACAGCTTGCCttcattaaatttgtgttCATGCTACTGTATTTAATGAAAGACTTCAGCTTAGCTAAGGACGCTAAATTCGCATCCTTTAGATTTTCACCGCCTAACATGTCATAAAATTTGGACACAAATTTGCAATTGGTTCTTGACCGTTGAGCACGCAGCACAGTCGTCCTATGCGAAGCCAAACCCATAAATTTCAACCGTGATAACATTGTATTTAGCTACGAATGATAATTACACAATATAGATTTCAGATGAGATGATGAAACCATAAGACAGAATAACAACTAAATAGCTTAACGTAATGACAACACCACGTTTGAACTTCAGTTACATCAGCCGGCGTTCATTGAATTCGGGTAAATATGTTATGTTCCATGTTAAAACATTAATATTCGTAGCCGAGAACCGATGACAAGATTGTCGGAAATATGTATACAGATAAATAGATATAGctagaaaattgatttattttctacaCCTTACCTATAATATCAAGTAAATAGagattattattttttacaaaGTGTTCTGGTACTGAAATATGTGTGACCAAGTTTTTTTTAATGAGACGACCATAGTTATCGGTTTCAGCTGTTTGTGTAAACATACTAGAATACAATTCTAATAAAGATATTCCGCTAAGTGATTTAGTAAGAGCTGCAAATAATTCCAAAACTATTTAAttggtaaataaaatatatgtaaatgtaaagaTCTTTAAAAACTTCATAGACATGTATCATtatgtgttttcttttcaaaCATTTATAGCACATCCTTAAATAAGTGCAAGTATGAGTTAACCGTAAgccaaattaatatttcagtACACGCTAAATAACCTAATTACATTTAATCGCAAGCGAATCTAGAATGCCACAAAATCGTACTGCGTTACTCATTTTATTCACGATACAGAAAAACAAGATTGCGCAATGCGTAGCACCTTTATGATAGAAAAGGGCAGGTATAGTGACGAGTGTAGTATATGTTCGACAACAGAACCgctggctttttgttttcgagCATTTTATTCTCTGTTTATGTGCAATGCAGAGCTGTGTTAAAAATTGCGAAAACCTGTTTAAAAAGAATATATACTCAGCACTTCCCAACACTTACGCATGTATTAACCTTTTACTTAGGAGGTATTCAAAGAAATATAGCGCTGAAGCTTTTCTTTTACGACCTTCAAGACAAAGACAAGCTTCAAGTTATCATGATTTACTGCTTAAAACAGGACGTCatagaaaacttttttggtGTTATTATGTAAAAAAATGGCTGCGTTATCAcctaaatatgtacatatgtatttagatCGAGAAGAATTCAAGTCCAGACCAGTTCAAGACGAATTTTATTTGGGTCCAACATTTGAGTCACCATTCAGTTTTATGTAACCCTTTTgtgatatttacatatgtacatacatacatacatacatatgtaaccttTTGATGTGttcgaattttgcattttactttTCTTCTACACTTCTTCActtctcatgccaacacgcCCTTAAAGATCGACCCCTCCGCTAGAGCCACAGCGATTTTCGCCTTTAGTGGGAATACTTGTACCAGTGTGATATTATAGTTATTTCTGAAGTACTGATCTACATTtgctccaaaaacaaagacaaaacacCCGTCCAGTTACATATTTACTCGTACCCGTCCAGCTATGTACCTGTTCGCACTAAAagttgttatacccggtactcgaagagtaaatgaggtatattgtatttgtgcacaaagtgaatgtatgtatgtaacgcacagaagaaaacgtctccgaccccataaagtatacatatgtatatatgtacatattcttgatcagcatcaatagccgagtcgactGAGCCAtgactgtctgtccgtccgtcttgttgagcgcctagATCTCAGATACcctaaaagctagagccaccaaattttgcatccatacttctgtatgctcacactgttacaagtgtatttcaaaaatgagccacgcccccttccgcccccgcaaaaggccgaaaacctcccaaatctacaatttttaagaaaaatgcaaactaaaaacgccattccgtagggaatgggatccgattggatcattattatagccacaatgaagaaattaatttgcagtggccaaacccaccctgtccagcagcttttgttgttttttcacattctctcattcacactctgcttcgcgcagcttgtggcctctgcctctgacacgtctctgcctctgccccgtctttgccctgactctgcagtgtgttgctctaggggagggtgtcgagctaaaggagcgtggtgttggcgtgaggagtgttgttgatgtagatgacagatgacagatgaagaaaatatgtaaaatttgacaaataaccgaaaattgtagtactgagtgccgggtataaaagtggtgacgcgtaagaagcgtctcacacgtcccttctagttttaaatacacttaacagtgtgagcatacagccatctcgatgcaaaatttggtggctctagcttttatagtctctgaaatccaggcgctcaacaagacggtcggacagacggacgggcaggtagacatggctaaatcgactcgcctattgatgctgatcaagaatatatacactttatagggtcggaaatgttttcttctgtgcgttacataaatccaattttgtgcacaaatacaaaaaaccctatttactcttcgagtaggTACAATAAAATACTAACTGAGTAaggggtataaaagttgtgacgcgtaagaagcgtctcacacgtcccttctcgtttacaatgtacttgacacaatttttgattaGTTTGTCCCTATCTTTTCCAATTAGATTTGGGAAGCCTCCTTGGTTCaacaaagagttatccagtctaaccTAAATCacgactatttaaaaaatctcaagaagttggttctccttcttctcttccTGGTTTCTTCCTGGTCAAATTTctctgtttttatacccggtactcgaagagtaaatagggtatattgtatttgtgcggataacggttgtatgtaacgcacagaaggaaacgtttccgaccccataaagtatatatattcttgatcagcatcaatagccgagtcgattgagccatgtctgtctgtccgtctgtccgtccgtccgtctgtccgtctgtccgtcttgtttgtcggctagttctcagagactataagagctagagctaccaaattttggcaccagactgctgtatgctcacactgaaaccagtgtatttcaaaaatgagccccgcccccgcaaaagggcgaaaacctcccaaatctacaattttaaagataacagaaaactaaaaacgccattccgtagggaatgaccatatctatcagatcaccaaattgggtggatcattattatagccacaatggagaaattaattttcagtggccaaacccaccccgtcccgcagcatttacactctgcttcgcgctgtttatggcctggcccctgacacgtcactgcctctgccgctgcctctgcctatgccgctgcctctgccgcgactctgcagtgtgtgtttctaggggagggtggcgagctaaaggagcgtgttggcgtgagtagtgttgttgatgtagatgactgaagaaaaaatgtaaaatttgacaaataaccgctaaagtgcagatgtagtagtgagtgccgggtataaaagttgtgacgcgtaagaagcgtctcacacgtcccttctcgttaatgATAAATTCTTAAGGAACTATCTACTTTGATataggatacgtttttcacaggacccttAACAGTtttacagctttgtaaacagtaagagTAGAACGTCAGCACATCCATCCTCGGTATCATTTCAAAATACATACTTCGGCATTCActgatcatgatgatgatctttttgcacaactTTTCCAAACAACTTATTCTCAGGAACATATGTATTCATtcagtttaccaaggtcgaacgGCATTTTCAGCACTTTGTTAAATGAAAGCTCACTGCTTCATGGTCTTcgattagttaagccggtatctTCACCAttcaaggtaacttgcagacggtaTTATTTACAATGATTTTAGTAAGGTGCAAAGCTTAACCTTCTAGGGTTCTTTATTCTAACTACCattgttctaggtctcaaagagtCCTATTCAAAAACTCTTTCTTTctacctgtcatggttactttTGTAGTACCACAGGATAGCCATATAGGCCCCCTACTTCTCACATTCTTTATttatgacctgccttctgtgtTAACAAACTCTCGAGTaggtatgcggatgatgttaagctctgtgtccagtaaaCTGCCTCAaaatgcaaagtaatgacatttcatcgctccagccgtTTCCTGGCTACTtgcaccctctgcggtagttctcttgagagaagaACATTGTTTGATGATCTTGGATTTatactagaccccaagttaatgttttctgaacacatttctaccatggtaaataaagccatgtgtgtgtttgggatTATAAAGGGGTAAAGGGTAAGGAATGTTAAGACCATGACCATGTTATAGTCGCAGAAAAATGCATGGTGCATTTTATGCATAACTTGATCAAGAGGGACGAGatagccctgacttgttgagccgcataaactttacgattcccattagaaccactagaaactttattcct from Drosophila subobscura isolate 14011-0131.10 chromosome E, UCBerk_Dsub_1.0, whole genome shotgun sequence includes the following:
- the LOC117892272 gene encoding presequence protease, mitochondrial-like isoform X1, translating into MKWTLGIYRNIFTSMQFSSPNLAYLDFLQEGWRLEHKDLHNRKSELVIKGVVYNEMKGAFSENSLVFGQNLLNNILPDHTYGHVYGGNPLEIPKLTHEDLIEFHRKYYHPSNARIYSYGSFDLTKTLALIDKEYLSLHTRIDNSYSRIPLQQRWSQPRHVHISSRLDNMGAAFDRQNQIDIALNMCETTKI
- the LOC117892272 gene encoding presequence protease, mitochondrial-like isoform X2; its protein translation is MKWTLGIYRNIFTSMQFSSPNLAYLDFLQEGWRLEHKDLHNRKSELVIKGVVYNEMKGAFSENSLVFGQNLLNNILPDHTYGHVYGGNPLEIPKLTHEDLIEFHRKYYHPKTLALIDKEYLSLHTRIDNSYSRIPLQQRWSQPRHVHISSRLDNMGAAFDRQNQIDIALNMCETTKI